One region of Citrus sinensis cultivar Valencia sweet orange chromosome 6, DVS_A1.0, whole genome shotgun sequence genomic DNA includes:
- the LOC102630963 gene encoding uncharacterized protein LOC102630963 translates to MDLKTLKFKILHGSLARRVLLRSFMIVSALSIVPLLQILFGSDPVMFNTVYSNDCTVISGYSNPYIFLDRLMYPILGSIESKHCKENVNLTVNVVGELMGMKMLSYDVKALCVGEGSASSVYALRELGFEYACGVYRHPFFSLKHKKFVYELDYEDKSFDFVFSRDLDKVSVPALLVLEIERVLRPGGIGAMLVGISSSSPNSLIRSATPVSSILKTSRIVHVGHVNGFTLVVFEKRMETVSYFEQFQLPADCQSHTNNKPFMEFLEPLVEQKPMGFEKKITYLPKFINAASKKRLVYIDVGAGEHLNSSAKSWFLPSYPVDRKAFNVYFVDHNTSVMLSYVKRPGITFVYHPDLAGSKAKANPDTYQDPNPYGEDDGFDFLLWFKETVHFADFVVLKMNAGEVELKFLTELFKSGTICFVDELFLRCSNRADAKDASGGSCMDIFKSLRSSGVFVHQWWED, encoded by the coding sequence ATGGATTTGAAGACCCTGAAATTCAAGATCCTTCATGGGTCTCTTGCGAGACGTGTGCTTTTACGCTCTTTTATGATTGTCTCGGCTTTGTCCATCGTTCCTTTGCTGCAAATCTTATTTGGGTCCGATCCTGTTATGTTTAACACTGTTTATTCTAATGATTGTACCGTGATTTCGGGTTATTCAAATCCGTATATCTTTCTGGATCGGCTTATGTATCCCATTTTGGGCTCGATTGAATCGAAGCATTGCAAGGAGAATGTCAATTTGACTGTTAATGTGGTTGGAGAGCTAATGGGCATGAAAATGTTGAGTTATGATGTGAAAGCTCTCTGTGTCGGCGAGGGTTCTGCCTCGTCCGTGTATGCATTGCGAGAATTGGGATTTGAATATGCATGTGGGGTTTATAGACACCCATTTTTCTCACTAAAGCATAAGAAGTTCGTTTATGAACTTGACTACGAGGACAAATCCTTTGATTTTGTGTTCTCCAGGGATCTAGATAAAGTTTCTGTCCCTGCACTTCTAGTGCTTGAGATCGAGCGAGTTCTTAGGCCTGGTGGAATTGGGGCTATGCTTGTGGGTATCAGTAGTTCTAGCCCGAATAGCTTGATTAGATCTGCGACTCCAGTTTCATCAATACTGAAGACTTCTAGAATTGTGCATGTTGGTCATGTCAATGGGTTTACTCTGGTTGTTTTCGAGAAAAGAATGGAAACTGTTTCCTACTTTGAGCAGTTTCAACTTCCAGCAGACTGTCAGTCTCATACCAACAATAAACCATTTATGGAGTTCCTTGAGCCTTTGGTGGAGCAAAAGCCAATGGGATTTGAGAAGAAGATTACTTATTTGCCTAAGTTTATCAATGCTGCCTCAAAGAAGCGGTTAGTGTACATCGATGTTGGGGCAGGGGAACATCTGAACTCCAGTGCTAAAAGTTGGTTCTTGCCATCGTATCCTGTGGATCGCAAAGcttttaatgtttattttgttgatcATAACACTTCAGTCATGCTATCTTATGTCAAGAGGCCTGGTATCACCTTTGTTTATCATCCAGACCTCGCTGGGAGTAAGGCTAAAGCCAATCCTGATACTTATCAAGATCCAAATCCATATGGTGAGGATGATGGTTTCGACTTTCTTCTCTGGTTTAAAGAAACTGTGCACTTTGCAGATTTCGTGGTTCTGAAGATGAATGCCGGAGAAGTAGAACTGAAATTTCTCACCGAGTTGTTCAAAAGTGGAACCATATGCTTTGTTGATGAGCTCTTTCTTCGCTGCTCAAATCGTGCAGATGCCAAAGATGCATCGGGTGGAAGCTGCATGGACATCTTCAAGAGTCTCAGAAGCAGTGGTGTGTTTGTTCATCAGTGGTGGGAAGACTAA